In Lysobacter sp. FW306-1B-D06B, the sequence TCGACGACGGCACCATCGCGCCGACGGCGGCCATCGCGTCGCTGCCGTTCGCGCCGGAGATCGTCATTCCCAGCACCGTGGCGATCCACGAACGCTACGGCGAGTACCTGTACTCCAGCTACGGCTTCCTGGATTCGTTCAATCGCAGCTTCGACTTCGACATCCCGCTCAAGACCGGCCGCCTCGTGCCGGGCGAGGGCTGGGTCGCCAGCGATTACATCGGCATCGACCAGGGGCCGATCCTGGCGATGATCGCCAACTACCGCAACGACTTCGTCTGGAACGTGATGAAGCGGAACAAGTACATCCGCGACGGATTGCAGAAGGCGGGCTTCAAGGGCGGTTGGCTGGAACCGGTGAAGGAGGGCGAGACCGCATCGACGCAGCCCAAGCCGCAGACCAAGGAAGAGAAGGACGCCGCCACGGCGCGCGCGCTGGGCGAGGCGGAGTCGCGCGTGAACCGCGGATCGCAGACGCCGCCGCCCGCACCCGAATCCAAGCCGCAGCCGAAGTGAGCCTGCGATGATCCACGCGCGCGCGTCCGGCACGGCAGGCATCGGCACGAGGGTTGCGCGCTGGATGGCGTTCGTCCTGGCGATGCTCGCCACGCTCGTCATCGCCGGTTGCGGAGGCGAGCGCGACACGCGCCAGGTGGTGCGCTTCTGGGCGATGGGCTTCGAAGGCGAGATGGTGCGCCAGCTCATCCCCGACTTCGAACGCCTGCATCCCGACATCCGCGTGGAAGTGCAGCAACTGCCGGTCACCGCCGCGCACGAGAAGCTGCTGACCGCCTTCGCCGGTGACGGCCTGCCCGATGTGTGCGGGCTGGGCAACACCTGGCTGGCAGAGTTTGTCGAGCTGCGCGCGGTCGCGCCGCTGGAGCCGTTCCTCGCGCGTACGCCGTCGATGTCGCCCGACGATTACTTCCGGGGCTCGTGGGACACCGGCGTGATCGGCAGTCATGTGTACGCGGTGCCGTGGTACGTGGAAACGCGCTTGCCGTTCTATCGACGCGACATCCTTGAGGCCGCGGGCGTGAAGCAACCGCCGCGCACCTGGGCGCAATGGCGCGAGGCGATGGCGGCGGTGAAGCGCCACGTCGGGCCCGAGCGTTACGCGATCCTGCTGCCGCTCAACGAGTACGAGCCGCTGCTGAACCTCGCCATCCAGCAGCCCGACCCGCTGCTGCGCGACGACGGCCGCTACGGCAATTTCCGCAGCGACGGCTTCCGCCGCACGCTGGCGTTCTACAACGACATCTTCGTGCAGAAGTGGGCGCCGCCCTTCAGCAACAACCAGATCTCCAACGTCTGGAACGAGTTCGGCCGCGGCCTCTACACCTTCTACGTCAACGGCCCCTGGAACATCGCCGAATTCCGCAAGCGCCTGCCGCCGTCGATGGAAGGCAAGTGGGGCACGATGCCGTTGCCGGGTGCGGACGGCCCGGGTGCGTCCGTCGCCGGCGGCGCGAGCTTCGTCGTGTTCCAGCAGGCGAAGAACAAGGACGCGGCGTGGAAGCTGGTCGCGTACCTGTCGGATCCGCAGGTGCAGGTGCGATTCCACACGCTCACGGGCAACCTGCCGCCACGCCGCAGTGCGTGGGAGAGCAGCCAGGCGCTGGCGACCGACCCGTACACGTTGCCGTTTCGCGAACAGCTCGAACGCGCCAAACCCGCGCCGAAAGTACCGGAGTGGGAACGCATCGCGCAGGAGCTGCGCATCGTCGGCGAGCAGCTGGTCGCCGGCCGCTACACCGTGGACGAAGCGGCGACGGAACTCGACCGCCGCGCCGACGCCATCCTCGAAAAGCGCCGCTGGATGATGGATCAGGACGCCGCCACCGGAGGTTCGCGATGAGCATCGCGCCCAGGGTCAGCGCCTCCACCGCCGGCTGGATGTTCGCCGCGCCCGCGCTGGTGGTGATCGGCCTGTTCTTCGGATTGCCGGTGCTGGCAGCCTTCGCACTGAGCCTGACGGATTTCGACATCTACTCGCTGGCGGATCTGTCGAACCTGCGCTTCGTCGGACTGGGCAATTACTGGAACCTGCTGCAGGACCCGCTGTTCTGGAAGGCGCTGGGCAACACGATGTACTTCGTCGTGGTCGGCGTGCCGCTGTCGATCGCGGTGTCGCTGGGCGCGGCGTTGCTGCTGCATTCCAAGGTCGCGGTTTTCAAGCCGTTCTTCCGCACCGCGTTCTTCGCGCCGGTGGTCACCACGGTGGTCGCGGTGGCGGTGATCTGGCGCTACCTGTTCCACACGCGCTACGGACTGGTGAACTGGGGGCTCACTTCCATCGGGCTGGATCCGATCGACTGGCTGGGCGATCCCACCTGGGCGATGCCGACCATCATCGCCTTCGCCGCGTGGAAGAACTTCGGCTACAACATGATCATCTTCATCGCCGGTCTGCAGTCGATCCCCGAGGACCT encodes:
- a CDS encoding sugar ABC transporter permease, with translation MSIAPRVSASTAGWMFAAPALVVIGLFFGLPVLAAFALSLTDFDIYSLADLSNLRFVGLGNYWNLLQDPLFWKALGNTMYFVVVGVPLSIAVSLGAALLLHSKVAVFKPFFRTAFFAPVVTTVVAVAVIWRYLFHTRYGLVNWGLTSIGLDPIDWLGDPTWAMPTIIAFAAWKNFGYNMIIFIAGLQSIPEDLYEAARIDGATPAQQFWNVTLPQLGPVLLMVGILTLSGYFQLFAEPYVITQGGPLQSTVSVLYLMYDEGFKWWNLGNASAVAFLLFALMTVATSGLLWFARRKGAE
- a CDS encoding sugar ABC transporter substrate-binding protein, whose translation is MVRQLIPDFERLHPDIRVEVQQLPVTAAHEKLLTAFAGDGLPDVCGLGNTWLAEFVELRAVAPLEPFLARTPSMSPDDYFRGSWDTGVIGSHVYAVPWYVETRLPFYRRDILEAAGVKQPPRTWAQWREAMAAVKRHVGPERYAILLPLNEYEPLLNLAIQQPDPLLRDDGRYGNFRSDGFRRTLAFYNDIFVQKWAPPFSNNQISNVWNEFGRGLYTFYVNGPWNIAEFRKRLPPSMEGKWGTMPLPGADGPGASVAGGASFVVFQQAKNKDAAWKLVAYLSDPQVQVRFHTLTGNLPPRRSAWESSQALATDPYTLPFREQLERAKPAPKVPEWERIAQELRIVGEQLVAGRYTVDEAATELDRRADAILEKRRWMMDQDAATGGSR